In Candidatus Rokuibacteriota bacterium, a single window of DNA contains:
- a CDS encoding IS66 family transposase — protein sequence RGYLQADAYAGYDALYATGRVIEVACWAHARRYFWDAKASDPARALLALGFIQQLYAVERAVKGADAETRRARRAEQAMPVLDRIRGWLDEQADVVLPKSPIGEAVGYAGAQWTALTRYCKDGDLAIDNNVSERAMRKVVTGRNNWLFCGSDAGGHRAAILYSLVATCKAHGIDPWAYLRDVLERISTHPNRRRAELLPRHWKAAQIAT from the coding sequence CCGCGGGTATCTCCAGGCCGATGCCTACGCGGGCTACGATGCTCTCTACGCCACCGGGCGCGTCATCGAGGTGGCCTGTTGGGCGCATGCCCGCCGCTACTTCTGGGACGCCAAGGCCTCGGACCCGGCGCGCGCGCTGCTGGCGCTCGGGTTCATCCAGCAGCTCTACGCGGTGGAGCGCGCGGTGAAGGGGGCCGACGCCGAGACCCGCCGCGCCCGGCGGGCGGAGCAGGCCATGCCCGTGCTGGACCGCATCCGAGGCTGGCTGGACGAGCAGGCCGATGTCGTGCTGCCCAAGAGCCCGATCGGCGAGGCCGTGGGCTACGCGGGGGCGCAGTGGACCGCGCTGACGCGGTACTGCAAGGATGGCGATCTCGCGATCGACAACAACGTCTCCGAACGCGCGATGAGGAAGGTGGTCACGGGCCGAAACAATTGGCTCTTCTGCGGCAGCGACGCCGGGGGCCACCGGGCCGCGATTCTCTACAGCCTGGTGGCCACGTGTAAGGCCCACGGGATCGATCCGTGGGCGTATCTGCGCGATGTGCTCGAGCGGATCTCCACGCACCCCAATCGCCGCCGCGCCGAGCTGCTGCCGCGGCACTGGAAGGCCGCCCAGATCGCGACCTAG
- a CDS encoding type II secretion system F family protein has product MATFLYRALDRSGHAITGVMEAADARAVVERLQRDSYFPVHVAPEQGPEHISPFARLRLGRHAVTRQEIVGFTQQLASLLEAGLPVDRALGILQATSSGSHLVAITKDLLGSIQGGSSLSEALAKHHPRPFSRLYVSMVRAGEKSGALETTLSRLARVLEEAQEFRDTVASALIYPALLMAVGAVTVAFLMAFVVPRFAEIFRDLGQPVPLPTEALLVTSEALQRHWWGVLLACAAGLLGAWTLLSAETGRKWWDRVALRLPLAGGILLRAEVARFARILGTLLRGGVPILAALGAAEDTASNSVLRRAVGRLGDQVRRGTGLSAAMTETGVFPPLALHLVRVGEETGRLEDMLLKLGETLDVEVRRTVKRLTSLLEPSIILAVGLVVGFIVVAMLMAIFSITEIPL; this is encoded by the coding sequence ATGGCGACCTTCCTCTACCGGGCTCTCGATCGGAGCGGACATGCGATCACCGGGGTCATGGAGGCCGCCGATGCCCGGGCCGTGGTGGAGCGGCTGCAGCGCGACTCCTACTTCCCGGTGCACGTCGCCCCCGAGCAGGGCCCCGAGCACATCTCCCCCTTCGCGCGACTCCGCCTCGGGCGTCACGCGGTCACGCGCCAGGAGATCGTCGGCTTCACCCAGCAGCTCGCGAGCCTCCTCGAGGCGGGCCTTCCCGTGGACCGGGCGCTGGGCATCCTGCAGGCGACTTCCTCCGGGTCCCATCTCGTCGCGATCACCAAGGACCTGCTCGGGAGCATCCAGGGGGGCAGCTCGCTCAGCGAGGCGCTGGCGAAGCACCATCCGCGTCCCTTCTCGCGCCTGTACGTGAGCATGGTCCGCGCCGGCGAGAAGAGCGGCGCGCTGGAGACCACGCTCAGTCGCCTGGCGCGCGTCCTGGAAGAAGCGCAGGAGTTCCGGGACACCGTCGCCTCGGCGCTCATCTACCCCGCGCTGCTCATGGCGGTGGGCGCCGTCACGGTGGCCTTCCTCATGGCCTTCGTCGTGCCGCGGTTCGCCGAGATCTTCCGCGACCTCGGCCAGCCCGTGCCGCTGCCCACCGAGGCGCTGCTGGTCACCAGCGAGGCGCTCCAGCGCCACTGGTGGGGCGTGCTGCTGGCCTGCGCCGCGGGGCTGCTCGGCGCGTGGACACTGCTCAGCGCCGAGACCGGACGGAAGTGGTGGGACCGCGTCGCCCTGCGACTGCCGCTGGCCGGCGGCATCCTTCTCAGGGCGGAGGTGGCCCGGTTCGCCCGCATCCTCGGCACTCTCCTGAGGGGCGGGGTGCCGATCCTCGCCGCGCTGGGCGCGGCCGAGGACACGGCCTCGAACAGCGTCCTGCGCCGCGCGGTCGGCCGGCTGGGCGACCAGGTCCGGCGGGGCACGGGCCTGTCCGCCGCCATGACCGAGACGGGGGTGTTCCCGCCCCTGGCCCTCCATCTCGTGCGCGTGGGCGAGGAGACCGGCCGGCTGGAGGACATGCTGCTCAAGCTCGGAGAGACCCTGGACGTCGAGGTGCGACGGACGGTCAAGCGGCTGACCAGCCTGCTCGAGCCGAGCATCATCCTGGCGGTGGGCCTCGTGGTGGGCTTCATCGTGGTCGCCATGCTGATGGCGATCTTCTCGATCACCGAGATCCCGCTGTAG
- the gspE gene encoding type II secretion system ATPase GspE, whose protein sequence is MSAPAHRLLGQILLEARMITPEALEAALDRARRSGERLGEALVALGGASADDVARALALQRGLTFLSGDEIPSTLPVLDALSPKYMRQYSVCPVAVDGASVTVATADPTNVVLLDDLRQALGARLTVCVAPGEAILAAIERTWGVTPPSALQQIVAGVASPAGELEEDVTYLRDLALEAPVVRLVNLLLEEAVNADASDIHIEPFESALRVRYRIDGLLYDQEAPPRRLQAALASRIKLMAEMNIAERRLPQDGRIRVTTQGRRIDIRVSTIPTVHGESIVMRLLDRSSVFLPFERLGLAAAMAEDLGRLIRRPHGITLVTGPTGSGKTTTLYAALDKINAPDKKIITIEDPVEYQLTGVNQIPVSPKIGLTFANGLRHIVRQDPDVIMVGEIRDLETADIAIQAALTGHLVFSTLHTNDAPSAVTRLEDMGAEPYLISSVLAGVLAQRLVRRVCAQCREAYLPDPADLLALGHTDTRGVELWRGRGCEACRGTGYRGRTGIYELLAITEEVRSLILRKTPAGAIRRQAVEAGMTTLAEDGWAKARDGITTVEEVVRVSREES, encoded by the coding sequence ATGAGCGCTCCGGCTCACCGCCTGCTCGGCCAGATCCTCCTGGAGGCGCGCATGATTACGCCCGAGGCCCTCGAGGCGGCGCTGGACCGCGCGCGCCGGAGCGGCGAGCGGCTGGGCGAGGCGCTGGTCGCCCTGGGCGGGGCGAGCGCGGACGACGTCGCCCGCGCGCTCGCGCTGCAGCGCGGCCTGACCTTCCTGTCGGGCGACGAGATCCCCTCCACGCTGCCCGTCCTCGACGCGCTCTCCCCGAAGTACATGCGCCAGTACTCGGTCTGCCCGGTGGCGGTGGATGGCGCCAGCGTCACCGTCGCCACGGCGGATCCCACCAACGTGGTCCTGCTGGACGACCTGCGCCAGGCGCTCGGAGCCCGGCTGACCGTCTGCGTGGCGCCCGGGGAGGCGATCCTGGCCGCCATCGAGCGCACCTGGGGCGTCACGCCGCCCAGCGCGCTGCAGCAGATCGTCGCGGGCGTCGCCTCCCCGGCCGGGGAGCTCGAGGAGGACGTGACCTATCTGCGGGACCTCGCGCTCGAAGCCCCCGTGGTCCGGCTGGTCAATCTCCTGCTGGAGGAGGCGGTGAACGCCGATGCCTCCGACATCCACATCGAGCCCTTCGAGAGCGCGCTGCGCGTGCGCTACCGCATCGACGGGCTGCTCTACGATCAGGAGGCGCCGCCGCGCCGGCTCCAGGCGGCCCTGGCCTCCCGCATCAAGCTCATGGCGGAGATGAACATCGCCGAGCGGCGACTGCCGCAGGACGGGCGCATCCGCGTCACGACCCAGGGCCGCCGCATCGACATCCGGGTCTCGACGATTCCCACCGTCCACGGCGAGTCCATCGTCATGCGCCTGCTGGACCGCTCCTCGGTCTTCCTTCCCTTCGAGCGGCTCGGGCTCGCCGCCGCCATGGCCGAGGACCTCGGGCGGCTCATCCGGCGGCCGCACGGCATCACGCTCGTCACGGGGCCCACGGGCTCGGGCAAGACCACGACCCTCTACGCGGCGCTGGACAAGATCAATGCGCCCGACAAGAAGATCATCACCATCGAGGACCCGGTGGAGTACCAGCTCACGGGCGTCAACCAGATCCCCGTGAGCCCGAAGATCGGCCTCACCTTCGCCAACGGGTTGCGGCACATCGTGCGCCAGGACCCGGACGTGATCATGGTGGGAGAGATCCGCGACCTGGAGACGGCCGACATCGCCATCCAGGCCGCCCTCACGGGCCACCTGGTGTTCTCGACACTGCACACCAACGACGCGCCGAGCGCCGTGACCCGCCTCGAGGACATGGGCGCGGAGCCCTACCTGATCTCTTCCGTCCTCGCCGGCGTGCTGGCCCAGCGGCTGGTGCGCCGCGTGTGCGCGCAGTGCCGCGAGGCCTACCTCCCCGATCCGGCCGATCTGCTGGCGCTGGGGCACACCGACACCCGCGGCGTCGAGCTGTGGCGCGGCCGGGGGTGCGAGGCCTGTCGCGGCACCGGTTACCGGGGCCGGACAGGGATCTACGAGCTGCTCGCGATCACCGAGGAGGTGCGGAGCCTCATCCTCAGGAAGACGCCCGCCGGAGCGATCCGGCGCCAGGCCGTGGAGGCGGGCATGACCACCCTGGCCGAGGACGGCTGGGCCAAGGCCCGGGACGGCATCACCACGGTCGAGGAGGTCGTCCGGGTGAGCCGGGAGGAGAGCTGA
- a CDS encoding fused MFS/spermidine synthase: MPAFAATQEEPESMGWAGLGIVAVCFFLSGATGLVYQVVWLRLLSLVFGHTVYAITTVLAAFMAGLGLGSFLLGRRAHRIDNLIGAYGWLEVGIGLYCALLPGLLWAASAAYLGLQREWGTSHATFSLIQFLLVFALLLVPTTLMGGTLPVLSQALARDAGGLGRTIGALYALNTFGALAGVALAGYVLIPMAGNRLSVWVAAAANLAVGALAIAYSRAVRVKVEAPGGALEAAGPPDPGAELDWPTDPPSPAWLALAALGVSGAVSMVYEVAWTRALSLVTGSSTYAFTAMLIAFLLGIAGGSALYSLLWGRRPASAASFGVLQAGTGLATALTVLLFEQMPALFLAGLAWSDSPAFVQLLQVVVSVAALLPSTLFIGATFPCAVAMAAREVSRAGHAVGRVYAANTAGAIAGAMLGGFALVPLLGVHGSLKAGVAVNLLLAAVLLAYPPYPLRAWRWAALATALPVALAMSVLPPWDQGVMASGPAIYGKSYLREGGVPALRRAMRSKEMLYYRDGPSATVAVHRMGERIVLRVNGKTDASTGGDMPTQIMSGHLPLLVHPDPRQVLIIGLGSGITAGAVARHPVERVDVVEIEPGVVEASRFFAHLHGDVLKDPRLRTAVADGRNFLLTTRERYDVIISEPSNPWISGLASLFSVEFFRLAREHLRAGGLMLQWVQGYNLEPDDLKMVVRTFRTAFPATSIWQTSGGDFLLLGAAEPVRIDLARVKARHEASAGLRRDFERLGLPVWSGILGYFALGETDAEKLPGHGPLNTDDRLPLEFAAPRALYVDTTQRNFRLVRGFSTAEFPPVTAERELATADAWYGLGLGLLRRGSSGEALARFGRALELSPDHALALLQASATSLSVGRPADALSLARRAIQREPRSAQALLLAGLAAERLHSRAEALAFLERAATLAPEDPRIRRAVARLQLAELRGDAPSGPEEDYLADLLGR, encoded by the coding sequence ATGCCGGCGTTCGCGGCGACGCAGGAGGAGCCTGAGTCCATGGGGTGGGCCGGCCTCGGTATCGTGGCGGTCTGCTTCTTCCTGTCGGGCGCCACGGGCCTCGTCTACCAGGTCGTGTGGCTCCGTCTGCTCTCGCTCGTCTTCGGACACACGGTGTACGCCATCACCACCGTGCTGGCCGCCTTCATGGCGGGGCTCGGCCTCGGGAGCTTCCTGCTGGGGCGCCGCGCCCACCGCATCGACAACCTGATCGGCGCCTACGGCTGGCTCGAGGTCGGTATCGGCCTGTACTGCGCGCTGCTGCCCGGTCTTCTCTGGGCAGCCTCCGCCGCGTACCTGGGACTTCAGCGCGAGTGGGGTACCTCCCACGCTACGTTCAGCCTCATCCAGTTCTTGCTCGTCTTCGCGCTGCTCCTGGTGCCGACGACGCTGATGGGGGGAACGCTGCCCGTGCTGAGCCAGGCGCTGGCCAGAGACGCGGGGGGTCTCGGCCGGACGATCGGCGCCCTCTATGCTCTGAACACCTTCGGAGCGCTCGCCGGGGTAGCGCTGGCCGGCTACGTGCTGATTCCCATGGCCGGGAATCGCCTGTCCGTCTGGGTGGCGGCGGCTGCCAACCTGGCCGTGGGGGCCCTGGCAATCGCGTACAGCCGGGCGGTCCGAGTGAAGGTCGAGGCCCCTGGCGGCGCGCTCGAGGCTGCGGGCCCGCCCGATCCCGGCGCCGAGCTCGACTGGCCCACTGATCCTCCCTCGCCCGCCTGGCTTGCCCTGGCGGCGCTGGGAGTGTCCGGGGCCGTGTCCATGGTCTACGAGGTGGCGTGGACCCGCGCGCTGTCCCTGGTCACCGGGAGCTCGACCTACGCCTTCACGGCCATGCTCATCGCCTTCCTCCTCGGGATCGCAGGAGGCAGCGCGCTCTACTCTCTGCTGTGGGGACGCCGGCCGGCCTCCGCGGCCTCGTTCGGAGTGCTCCAGGCCGGGACAGGGCTGGCCACTGCGCTGACCGTCCTCTTGTTCGAGCAGATGCCGGCCCTATTCCTGGCCGGGCTCGCCTGGTCTGACTCGCCGGCCTTCGTGCAGCTGCTCCAGGTCGTGGTGAGCGTGGCCGCGCTCCTCCCCTCGACGCTGTTCATCGGGGCGACATTCCCCTGTGCCGTGGCAATGGCCGCGCGCGAGGTCAGCCGTGCGGGGCATGCCGTCGGTCGGGTCTATGCGGCGAACACCGCCGGGGCCATCGCCGGGGCGATGCTGGGGGGCTTCGCGCTCGTTCCTCTCCTCGGGGTTCACGGATCACTGAAGGCCGGGGTCGCGGTCAACCTGCTGCTGGCCGCCGTACTGCTCGCGTACCCTCCCTACCCGCTCCGGGCCTGGCGCTGGGCCGCCCTCGCCACCGCCCTGCCCGTCGCGCTGGCGATGTCCGTCCTGCCGCCCTGGGATCAGGGGGTGATGGCGAGCGGCCCCGCCATCTACGGCAAGAGCTATCTCCGCGAGGGCGGGGTCCCGGCGTTGCGGCGGGCGATGCGGTCCAAGGAGATGCTGTACTACCGCGACGGGCCCAGTGCGACCGTGGCCGTGCACCGCATGGGAGAGCGCATCGTCCTCCGGGTGAACGGCAAGACGGATGCCTCGACGGGAGGGGACATGCCGACCCAGATCATGTCCGGCCATCTTCCCCTCCTGGTCCACCCCGACCCGAGGCAGGTGCTGATCATCGGCCTGGGCAGCGGTATCACCGCCGGCGCGGTGGCCCGCCACCCGGTGGAGCGCGTCGATGTCGTGGAGATCGAGCCGGGCGTGGTGGAGGCCTCCCGATTCTTCGCCCACCTCCACGGCGATGTCCTGAAGGATCCGCGCCTCCGGACGGCCGTGGCCGACGGGCGGAACTTCCTCCTGACCACGCGCGAACGCTACGACGTCATCATCTCGGAGCCCTCGAATCCCTGGATCAGCGGCCTGGCCTCCCTCTTCTCCGTGGAGTTCTTTCGCCTCGCGCGCGAGCACCTGCGAGCCGGGGGACTCATGCTCCAGTGGGTCCAGGGCTACAACCTCGAGCCCGACGATCTGAAGATGGTGGTCCGGACCTTTCGCACGGCCTTCCCGGCCACCAGCATCTGGCAGACGTCCGGCGGCGACTTCCTGCTGCTCGGGGCCGCGGAGCCGGTCCGCATCGACCTGGCCCGGGTCAAGGCCCGCCACGAGGCCAGCGCCGGGCTCCGGCGTGACTTCGAGCGTCTCGGACTGCCCGTGTGGTCGGGCATCCTCGGCTACTTCGCCCTCGGCGAGACCGATGCGGAGAAGCTCCCCGGTCATGGACCACTGAACACGGACGACCGGCTCCCGCTGGAGTTCGCGGCGCCGCGCGCCCTCTACGTCGACACGACCCAGCGGAATTTCCGGCTGGTCCGAGGCTTCAGCACCGCGGAGTTCCCGCCGGTCACCGCGGAGCGCGAGCTGGCGACGGCCGACGCGTGGTACGGGCTCGGCCTGGGGCTGCTGAGGCGAGGCTCCTCGGGGGAGGCGCTCGCCAGGTTCGGCCGCGCCCTGGAGCTCTCGCCGGACCATGCCCTCGCCCTGCTCCAGGCCAGCGCCACATCGCTGAGCGTCGGCCGGCCGGCCGATGCGCTGTCCCTCGCCAGGAGGGCGATCCAGCGGGAGCCGCGCAGCGCACAGGCCCTGCTCCTGGCCGGGCTCGCCGCGGAGCGGCTCCACAGCCGGGCCGAGGCGCTCGCCTTCCTCGAGCGCGCCGCGACGCTGGCGCCGGAGGATCCGCGAATCCGCCGCGCCGTCGCGCGCCTCCAGCTCGCCGAACTGCGAGGCGATGCGCCGTCCGGCCCGGAGGAGGACTACCTCGCCGATCTCCTGGGGCGCTGA